In the genome of Osmerus mordax isolate fOsmMor3 chromosome 10, fOsmMor3.pri, whole genome shotgun sequence, the window CACAGTCCAGTCcatggaaaaaaaacatcacGACCCCTGCTTGAACTCTGCCAACTGACTTGACAACTAATATCAGcataggaagaaaaaaaagaagtgttCTGCATTTGTAACAAGCAGAAATGGGATGTGTGAATGCAGACTAACTGTTGACCAACATCCAGGTCATGATGATGGCTGTcagaaagtgggaggagaagaatgCAGACTAGCAGGCTTCTATCTCGGGGGTTAGGGGTTAGCTGTGTCCCAGAACTGGACCCGTGTGTTTGATCTTTGAGAGCTCTCTCTCGGCCTTAATTGCTCTTGTAAAACTCTTCCAGCATGAATTTTTAATGTACAGTAAAAAGATAATGGAAAAAGTGTATCTCTTAAGAAAACAAGATCTTTCAATCTATAGTTGTCTTCTTGTCCGAACTAATCTTTCTAGACTTTGATACTGGTAGAATTAAAtttctgaaataaataaaaatatacgAAATGGTGTTTGCGTGAGAATGTATTTGGGGATGAAGAACTTGCCCTCCATTTTGTGTGAATCTACTGTTTCGTGTGGTAAATAATGCATGGAAGCTAATGGGCTGTTTGGACCAGCGTGTAGACCCACAGGGACCACCGGTGAGGTGAGAGGAGCAACCTCAAACTGAGGTCTCACTGCTACCAAAAGATAGAGCTTCAAACAAACCCTCCAGACTCTAATTTACTACGAGGCCATTCCCAAAGGATGAGACACACAGTACCGGATTTGATATTCTCTTCAACACAGTTGGACGAGACATACCTCCTCTGGTTCGATGAGCTTGAACTCCATGCCGCGGCCGGTCCAGGCGATGAAGTGGGCGTTGCCCGGGTCGTCCAGCAGAGCCACGAGGAACTgccagagctgcagagagccaCGGCGCTGGTAGGGGGTGCCCTCACGAAACACACTACCCCCCTCCTGCTTCACCTCGCCtgggagcagacagagagggtcTGGTGGTTAGTCTGAGACTGCATGAGGACAACCAGCAATAATGCTGCGGAGCTTGTTTACTGATTGCCAGAGCTGAACAGGGAACAGCACGTTCAGTCACATTTGAACAGCCTGTGGGCTTCACCGGTTCAACCAGGGCAGGAACCCTCGGGTTCTCCACTCATCATTCTTGGTTGACATCAATCACCTCACTGCGACTGACTTGAAGTGGCTCACCATGACACAGGAGCCTTGTCCTGATCCCTGCTCGCGGAGAAACCAAACCCACTAACCAGGCTCCTAACCGTGGTTGTCAgttacacacagactctctaACCGTTACTGTGTAGTGACACTATCTGATACGTTTGGCACACAGAGTGCTGATACTGATACAAGATTATTGGCTGCGATAGGGATTTGATCCCAAACGCCATGCCATGTGACTCTATGggttctgtttccctctctataGAAACTGACAACCCGAGTGGCCTCATCCATAACCATCTGTTCTCTCTGACACCCAGCAAAGTGGATTGTGCTGTGTGAGGTTTCCAGCTCAAGCTGATTGGAGATTAGTGGATTGGACGAGGGGTGCAAGGCTCACCTTCGAATTTCTCTGGGACAACTCTGGAGTCGTTTTCAAACAGATAACCTGTGAACAAAAAACCCAATCTAGGTTATTATCGGTTCAAGTGATCAAGCTCTTCAAAGTTCATTTGTTCAGGGATCCTGCCAAACCTTGAGCAACAGCTTCACAAAATAATATGCACACTTTTCATATTGGTGTGCACTTATTCCTACTTCACCAAGATTATTTAGGGCATTTGAGAATGCTTTAGGTACTTCATACACATTGAAAGCTATAACAGTAGTTTAGCTCCAACTTTCTGTAGTGTTGAAAATGAGAAAAGCCTCGGTTCTCACAGAATTACCAGTCTGCATTTTGAGTGTAGATGTTGCTGAACAACTAGAATGACCCAAAATGGTGTGATAAACAATGGGTGCCTAGGAAGCTTGTTTTTCTATTCGTTAGGAAAAACACACTTCTTTTTCCAGAAGTAATATTTATCTAGGGATTCTtgaggcaggggtgaggctAGTACCTCTGCCAATGGAAACACACCGTCGGTTAGCCAATGGAAATACGTAGCTCCTGGACTGGTTAGCCAATGACCGCAAAGGCCCAGCCAGTACTGGCCTCATTTAGATTAAGCATGGGAGAGGGAGATTGGGAACATCCAGATCCACACTTCCCATCTGCACTGCTGGTACTATTAACCCCAGAACTCTCACACTCAGAACCTGTTCTGTATAGAACTCGTCAAATAAAGAATTGGAGTTTACCTTCGTTGCTGTGCTGAGGGGTGGGGAAGCTCTCATTGTGATGGAACATGGAGGGACACCCAGGTACATCTACAATGAAACATAACAGGGAGCAACAGGTAAATGTAAAGTGTTTCGTACAATGATGCGGTTTCAATCCTAAAACATCTCCAACTCCAGGGCTGTATCCATGGGGACAGACTAGAGAGCCTATCATGTGCACATTTTGGCGGTATCACCTCTAGGGCTGCAAGGGCAGAAAACTGCTTCATCCTAATATCACTTGTCTGCCGAGGTATTTTTAGGCCATGAGCAAGCAACTCCTGTACAGCAGCAGGACGCTTGAGCGAGGTAGAGAAAGATCCAGAAAAACTTCCATCTGAACTCGGCCCATTCAAACAGCCCTATCACTGAGACTCACTCACCCAGGCTGAAAATAGATGGGCTCTTTAGATTTCTACCAGCACTCAATCAAACAAATACAGAACCAGGTTGTAAATATGATAAATACTaaatacccccccacccccctcgatCTTTAGATGCTTTGCTCTATTTTGGTTGCGATCTgcttgtctggtgtgtgtgcctgtacgaGTGTGTGCCTGTACATGTGTACGCTGTATATTAATGTTCACGTTCATGGTCTACGCTAGCAGGAGAGAGGTTGAGGTGGGTGGAAGGtgcatctcccctcccctcgcccatGACTCACTCCTGGGGAATGCAGCTGCAGTGCTGTGGCCCTGATAAGATGTCACTGGGGAAAATCTAACCCTCCATTCCGGGGCCAGCACTCTATCACACTGTAAATAATCGGGCTGCCAGAGAGCGCGGGCTGcctctggggagaggagggcagacagactCGGAGCGAGACAGCCAGGGTAAACCGAGCACCGAGCTGTTGGGCCATTTTCTGCCTTTCATAGCTCACAAAGCCCGTGATTAGGGTTAGGAAATGGCAATTTGAACGTGTAAAAACGAGACAGAACCCAGCGATGGCACACCAACGGTGGCCGACAGTAATGTCAGGGGCACAGCACCAGAGAGCTGGGCTTCTGGTGCTGGTGTTAGTGAGCACAGGGCGTGTTAGTGAGCAGGGGGCACATCTTGTAGCAGGGGCAGTACGAGGTCTGTCTGGGCTGCCCCCCTCGGCCCCTGCCCCCCTCGGCCCCTGCCCCCCTCGGCCCCTGCCCCCCTCGGCCCCTGCCCCCCTCGGCCCCTGCCCCGGCTCCTCCCTAGCAGCAGGGCATCCCCCACACAACCGCCCTTTTGTTGTTGCCTCTTTCCTCCAAGGCTGTCAGATTTCCTAACGCACAAAGATCAACTTTGTCACCGCTATCCGGCTCTATCAAAGCTATACAGCAGTAAAGAAacaaaccctcccccccctcccaaaaaaaaatataagCACGAAGAAAGTGGAAGGAATTTAGGTCGCCgttctgtgtgttgttgtaaagAACTGTGCTGGTTTCAGCGCTGGAAGGCTGTCTTTGTACCCGTCTTGTTTCCCGCCATGCCCTCGGGACCTGTGAGAACCACAACAAAGAGCAGCTCTTCTCCCAGCGGACTGCTGTATCGCTAACAGTGCATAACACACAGGTAAATGAGGACATAGCATGTGGAGGATTGTATTCCAAACCCCTTGGGTTTCATCCCACCACAGctagcagggggagagaggccctGGGGCTAGGCTAGCTGCTAGCTGGCTAGGCTAGCTGGCTAGGCTAGCTGCAGCTGCTTGGTGTGGTGGGAGGGCTGGGGCTCTTAGCTGTAGCACAAGGCCCCTGGTCTGGCTACtctaccccccccgccccacctctgcctcctgtcctcccatcctctcctaccacccccaaacccccccccaccctagcCAGTGAGAGGTTCAGGTTACTGTGGCCACGCTCATTTTTCCATTATGAGTTCATCTGCCTGCAGAAAAGGAAGCCGCCGCTGCAACCGGACACCCCCCAGAGCTCCGCTGGGGACTCTAGTCTTTCCAGTGCCCTCCATTTTCTCAATGAAATTCCTCTGCTCCCACTCTCACACGGAGAcgtgcggagggagggagggaccagggaggaggggaggagtgtggcggagagagggaaaaaaactgTCAGGCCCTTTTTCTTTGGCAAAGTGTCAAGGAGTTGAAAGGAGGACtttagaaggagggggaggaagggcaaAGTCTAGAAGATACTGTATAGAAGTGTTTTTGGACATTTTGTTCTAAGGTTAGTTCGACACACAGCGGACGTTTTTCGTCTTGAGATTTTACTGTAGGTTCAGTGTCGAGCTACACAACAACAAACGCCCACAGTTTGCCAGTGCCTTCGAATATGACCTTAGCTAGAAGATCTATCATCaggaaggtctctctctctctaacagtgGGGCTAGGATGTGGACAGGCCTACAGAGGCCTGGTCACAGTGGGCCTACAGGCTGTTCTCTCTGCTCACCTGGCTCATAGGTGTAGTCGGTTGGCTCCTGCTTGACCATCATGTGAGCAGGGGGGAACCTGTGtggatgagggtgggggtgggggtgagggtgagggtgaggcccGTGCCCAGGTCCCGGCCCCGCCATGTGGGCTGCTCGCTCGTACAGCGGGTCCAGGTACTCCTGCTTGAAGCTCTGCTGGAGGTAGGGGAGACAGGGGTCCGAGTGCTGCCGATGGTACCCCccgccaccacccccaccagggcctcctcccccgccgccccccgcTCCCCCGGCCCCTCCGGCCGGGGCGGAGGGCATCCGCTGGTAGGCCTGCCCCTGGGGGGGGAACTGGGGGCACATGTCTCCTGAGGGGGCCTGGTACCTGGaactgggagacagagagatggggagaggacgGATTGTTAGACGAGACAGTGTTGTCGTATTTCAGGTTGGGTGTATCGAGCCACGTCCCATCGTTGATAACGCAAGAGTATATGTGAATCAAATTGTTCAACATGTTCAAGTATTAACATGTTTGCTTGCGCAGTGTGTGTCCGTACAGGTGTAACGTGTCCGTACaggtgtaacgtgtgtgtacaggtgtaacACGGGTGTGTATTTGCGGTGTAACTGTGTTACCTTGGGTTCATGGGGTAGTTGTGGCTGGGCAGAGGCTGCGAGGCAGCAGGAGAGTTAATGTAACCTGggtcaggaccaggaccagggccagggccggggCCGGGCCCGGGCCCAGGGCGCACTCCCACCGCAGGCTTGGGGGAGTAATGCTGCAGGGGGGACATGGGCGTTCCTGGGCACGAGCTCTTCGGTCCAGCAGCCCTCTTCTGGTCGTAGGCACTGGAACACAAACCCACAACGCAGTCGAACACGCTTCCAACGGGACGTTTGTGCTAGCCCTGAACGTCAGTCCAACAAGCTCCTAACATGAATCATATAAGGGCCTAACATGTGTTACACAAGTCCACATAGGCTGGGGCCAGAGGTGGACGGGAGTCCTGTGTTCAATGAGGGTTGTGGTCAATAACCAGCGGTCGGGTGCTGCCCTGACTTATAGATGAGAATTGACCTGAATTGACCAGAGTGGACTTTTTACAACCCTCGAACGACCTAGAAAACAATCCCTGTGCGTTCGGTACATTAGAGTCCTGTTCTGTTGTCCAGGCTGGACCAGCTGGACGTGAGACGGAGGATCTTACCTGGCGTAAAGGCACTGTTCTCCATTGGGGTAGGTGAAGGTCTGCTTGTGACTACAGGACTGGCTGGGGTCGGAGCCTGGGCTCTGAGGTTCCTTCTTGATGGTGACAGGAGGGCTGTGGAATGCCACTGCTGAAGACACCAGACAGAGGAACAGGTTGGCACACAAACAGCATGGCTTCTCAccgccctcatccctccctcccctttctgtcATCGTGATTAAAGGCAAAGCAAACCCTCGTGTCCACACAGGAATCTCCAATACATACCAACCTGCTTAAGTGACTCtcaatacaacaacaaaaaaaaacaaagaacgCAGACAGATCTAAATACACACACCCCCGGAGACACGCACGATCACATTCCTGTTGTCAGTGGGAAGGCCTGCGCGTCCTCGCCCACTGGTCGTCAGTGTTCCAGACACAACAGCAATCATAATGTCCTGACTCAAACTTAACCCAAATCTAAACAACTGCACTGGCCATGAGGCTGTCTTCAAATTGATGAACGCCAATGGACAGGATTAAATACAGTGTGCGAGACAGATTCTTTCATATTTGTCCGGGTGTGATTCGCTTGAGTCGGGTCcttgcatttttcttctaatGAGTCACAAGGGCCGATAAGAATATTTTCAGAGCTTCACAGACATCACTTTCATTCACAATAACCATCCAGATTTGTTTATTGGATCGTCCTTCTGAGCCTTTTCCCaaatcctccttttctctctaaaTAAGAAACCGACTGTCTATCAAACTCCTCTCCTGGAGGGGACCTTGGCCCCGAAGGCCACAAAAAAACCACCCTAAAGCAGAGCTTCAAACTGGGCCGAGGATGTGTTTATTATGTGAGGGGAGGTTTGCAcccagtgtacagtacaggATGTTTTTCTGGGCCTGAGAGGTAAACAGCAGCAGCTGTTCACTTCCAGCTGGGGAGGCCTGTgtttatgcctgtgtgtgtgtgtgtgtgtgtgtgtgcgtgtgtgtgtttatgcgtgtgtgtgtgtgtgtggagctgacgGAACAGCCCCAGCCGAAATCCAAGCCCAGGTAATTACATATTGTATCCCAT includes:
- the etv4 gene encoding ETS translocation variant 4 isoform X1, whose protein sequence is MDYKMDGYLDQQVPYTLANKSQGNGPLNRLLMAAKRKYMDTELPPQESEDLFQDLSQLQETWLTEAQVPDSDEQFVPDFHSENSVAFHSPPVTIKKEPQSPGSDPSQSCSHKQTFTYPNGEQCLYASAYDQKRAAGPKSSCPGTPMSPLQHYSPKPAVGVRPGPGPGPGPGPGPGPDPGYINSPAASQPLPSHNYPMNPSSRYQAPSGDMCPQFPPQGQAYQRMPSAPAGGAGGAGGGGGGGPGGGGGGGYHRQHSDPCLPYLQQSFKQEYLDPLYERAAHMAGPGPGHGPHPHPHPHPHPHPHRFPPAHMMVKQEPTDYTYEPDVPGCPSMFHHNESFPTPQHSNEGYLFENDSRVVPEKFEGEVKQEGGSVFREGTPYQRRGSLQLWQFLVALLDDPGNAHFIAWTGRGMEFKLIEPEEVARLWGMQKNRPAMNYDKLSRSLRYYYEKGIMQKVAGERYVYKFVCEPEALISLAFPDNQRPSLKAEFERYVNEEDTVPLSHLDEGVSYPPEQAPPNMGPQSYSKGYMY
- the etv4 gene encoding ETS translocation variant 4 isoform X2, producing the protein MDYKMDGYLDQQVPYTLANKSQGNGPLNRLLMAAKRKYMDTELPPQESEDLFQDLSQLQETWLTEAQVPDSDEQFVPDFHSENLAFHSPPVTIKKEPQSPGSDPSQSCSHKQTFTYPNGEQCLYASAYDQKRAAGPKSSCPGTPMSPLQHYSPKPAVGVRPGPGPGPGPGPGPGPDPGYINSPAASQPLPSHNYPMNPSSRYQAPSGDMCPQFPPQGQAYQRMPSAPAGGAGGAGGGGGGGPGGGGGGGYHRQHSDPCLPYLQQSFKQEYLDPLYERAAHMAGPGPGHGPHPHPHPHPHPHPHRFPPAHMMVKQEPTDYTYEPDVPGCPSMFHHNESFPTPQHSNEGYLFENDSRVVPEKFEGEVKQEGGSVFREGTPYQRRGSLQLWQFLVALLDDPGNAHFIAWTGRGMEFKLIEPEEVARLWGMQKNRPAMNYDKLSRSLRYYYEKGIMQKVAGERYVYKFVCEPEALISLAFPDNQRPSLKAEFERYVNEEDTVPLSHLDEGVSYPPEQAPPNMGPQSYSKGYMY
- the etv4 gene encoding ETS translocation variant 4 isoform X3, which codes for MAAKRKYMDTELPPQESEDLFQDLSQLQETWLTEAQVPDSDEQFVPDFHSENSVAFHSPPVTIKKEPQSPGSDPSQSCSHKQTFTYPNGEQCLYASAYDQKRAAGPKSSCPGTPMSPLQHYSPKPAVGVRPGPGPGPGPGPGPGPDPGYINSPAASQPLPSHNYPMNPSSRYQAPSGDMCPQFPPQGQAYQRMPSAPAGGAGGAGGGGGGGPGGGGGGGYHRQHSDPCLPYLQQSFKQEYLDPLYERAAHMAGPGPGHGPHPHPHPHPHPHPHRFPPAHMMVKQEPTDYTYEPDVPGCPSMFHHNESFPTPQHSNEGYLFENDSRVVPEKFEGEVKQEGGSVFREGTPYQRRGSLQLWQFLVALLDDPGNAHFIAWTGRGMEFKLIEPEEVARLWGMQKNRPAMNYDKLSRSLRYYYEKGIMQKVAGERYVYKFVCEPEALISLAFPDNQRPSLKAEFERYVNEEDTVPLSHLDEGVSYPPEQAPPNMGPQSYSKGYMY